A genomic segment from Oncorhynchus clarkii lewisi isolate Uvic-CL-2024 chromosome 14, UVic_Ocla_1.0, whole genome shotgun sequence encodes:
- the LOC139366029 gene encoding protein shisa-3 homolog produces MVRLLNYLMLGYLTWNLRISDAQGEYCHGWLDSNGNYHEGFQCPEDFDTMDATVCCGSCSLRYCCAAVDARLDQGSCTNDREQENTEFAAQPIYVPFLMVGSIFVAFVVVGSLVAVYCCTCLRPKQPTQQPIRFPLRSCQTETIPMILTTVPPSLRTPSRQSSTATTSSSSAGGGSSVRRFSLGGQGQQQHGCLVSASASFSPSTPQPLLPPPPPPPYTSPTACMPGGCQQPHPHAQLHQPMHQHPAQGTGFLLPQQYFFPLQPEPFSGAKGFADFGQS; encoded by the exons ATGGTGCGCCTGCTAAACTACCTCATGCTGGGGTACCTGACCTGGAATCTACGGATATCAGACGCACAAGGAGAGTACTGCCATGGGTGGCTGGACAGTAATGGAAATTACCACGAGGGCTTTCAGTGTCCGGAGGACTTTGACACCATGGACGCAACCGTGTGCTGCGGGTCTTGTTCCCTGCGGTACTGTTGCGCGGCCGTGGACGCACGACTGGACCAGGGAAGCTGTACCAACGACAGAGAACAGGAGAACACGGAGTTTGCAGCGC AGCCCATCTACGTGCCCTTCCTGATGGTGGGCTCTATCTTCGTGGCCTTCGTGGTGGTGGGCTCCTTGGTTGCTGTCTACTGCTGCACCTGCCTGCGCCCCAAGCAGCCAACACAGCAACCTATCCGTTTCCCTCTGCGCAGCTGCCAGACCGAGACCATCCCCATGATCCTGACCACTGTGCCACCCAGCCTGCGCACCCCCTCACGCCAGTCCAGCACGGCCACCACCAGCTCCAGCTCGGCTGGCGGGGGCAGCTCGGTGCGCCGCTTCTCCCTCGGAGGTCAGGGGCAGCAGCAGCACGGGTGCTTGGTGTCAGCATCTgcatccttctccccctccacGCCCCAGCCGCTGCTGCCACCACCCCCGCCGCCCCCCTACACCTCCCCCACGGCCTGCATGCCAGGTGGCTGCCAGCAACCCCACCCCCACGCCCAGCTGCACCAGCCCATGCACCAACACCCGGCCCAGGGCACGGGCTTCTTGCTGCCCCAGCAATACTTCTTCCCACTGCAGCCGGAGCCCTTCTCCGGGGCCAAGGGCTTTGCAGACTTTGGACAGAGCTGA